One genomic region from Mycobacterium basiliense encodes:
- a CDS encoding DUF3039 domain-containing protein gives METQTIERTDTEERVDDGTGSDTPKYFHYVKKDKIAESAVMGSHVVALCGEVFPVTRAAKPGSPVCPDCKQIYERLKRD, from the coding sequence ATGGAGACGCAGACGATCGAACGCACCGATACCGAAGAACGCGTCGACGACGGCACCGGCAGCGATACCCCTAAGTACTTTCACTACGTCAAGAAAGACAAGATCGCCGAGAGTGCAGTCATGGGCAGCCACGTGGTGGCGCTGTGCGGTGAGGTCTTTCCCGTCACCCGCGCGGCCAAGCCCGGTTCGCCGGTGTGCCCGGACTGCAAACAGATCTACGAGCGGCTAAAGCGGGACTGA
- a CDS encoding DUF7455 domain-containing protein, with amino-acid sequence MNATLTSPELTRADRCDRCGAAARVRAKLPSGAELLFCQHHANEHEAKLIELAAVLEVSDQ; translated from the coding sequence ATGAACGCAACTCTGACCAGTCCCGAACTGACTAGAGCGGACCGCTGCGACCGCTGCGGAGCAGCGGCCCGGGTGCGCGCCAAGCTGCCCTCCGGAGCCGAACTTCTCTTCTGTCAGCATCACGCCAACGAGCACGAGGCCAAGCTCATCGAATTGGCCGCCGTGCTGGAGGTCAGCGACCAGTAG
- a CDS encoding YihY/virulence factor BrkB family protein gives MSDEVRTPSRHHIWRISLRTLSKSWDDSIFSESAQAGFWSALSLPPLMLGMLGSLAYVAPLFGQDTLPAIEKTIISATHRFFSPSVVNEIIEPTIRDITANARGEVVSVGFLISLWAGSSAISSYVDAVVAAHDQTPLRHPVRQRFFALFLYVVMLVFVVAMAPVAVVGPRKVSEHIPDNLANLLHYGYYPALIVGLTVGVIILYRVALPVPLPTHRLILGAVLAMVVFLIATLGLRFYLGWITSTGYTYGALSTPIAFLLFAFFGGFAVMIGAELNASIQEEWPAPATHTHRLRTWLKARTAAITGTADSASSQAEAPAVDPPS, from the coding sequence ATGAGCGACGAAGTCCGCACGCCGTCCCGCCATCACATCTGGCGCATCAGTTTGAGAACCCTCTCCAAGAGCTGGGACGACTCGATCTTCTCGGAATCGGCACAGGCGGGCTTTTGGTCGGCGCTGTCGCTGCCGCCGCTGATGTTGGGAATGCTGGGCAGCCTGGCCTACGTGGCACCGCTTTTCGGCCAGGACACGCTACCCGCGATTGAAAAAACCATAATCTCCGCGACCCACCGCTTCTTCTCCCCCAGCGTGGTCAACGAGATTATCGAACCCACCATTCGCGATATCACCGCCAACGCCCGCGGTGAGGTGGTCTCGGTGGGTTTTTTGATCTCGCTATGGGCGGGATCGTCGGCAATCTCGTCATACGTCGACGCAGTGGTCGCGGCGCACGACCAGACTCCGCTGCGCCACCCGGTGCGGCAACGGTTCTTCGCCCTGTTTCTCTACGTCGTAATGCTGGTGTTCGTCGTGGCGATGGCGCCGGTAGCGGTGGTGGGACCGCGGAAGGTTAGCGAACACATCCCGGACAATCTCGCCAATCTCTTGCACTACGGCTACTACCCGGCGCTGATCGTCGGGCTGACGGTCGGGGTGATCATCCTCTACCGTGTCGCGCTGCCGGTACCGCTGCCCACTCATCGGCTAATACTGGGAGCCGTACTGGCCATGGTGGTGTTTCTGATCGCCACGTTAGGCCTGCGGTTCTACCTGGGGTGGATCACCAGCACCGGCTACACCTACGGCGCGCTGTCCACCCCGATCGCGTTCTTGTTGTTCGCGTTCTTCGGTGGATTTGCGGTCATGATCGGCGCCGAACTCAATGCCTCCATCCAAGAGGAATGGCCGGCGCCGGCCACACATACTCACCGGCTGCGCACCTGGCTAAAGGCACGCACCGCCGCCATCACCGGAACGGCCGATTCAGCGTCGTCTCAGGCTGAGGCGCCGGCGGTCGACCCCCCGTCCTGA
- a CDS encoding DUF4192 domain-containing protein: protein MTKHRADFELNRPAALIAALPAILGFVPERSLVLVTLDDGELGSVMRADLTEELAERVEHLAELAAAAAPAAAIAIIIDTSGAQCPGCNENYLRLCDALNEALARRDVVLLAAHVVDRIAAGGRWHCVDGCGSGGVIDDPGASPLAVAAVLDGRRLYPRRADLQAVVAVDDSERAVALGPQLTQQAAQREAAHRADPSSCRRRDVENAIAVAARLADGQPLSDRELVQLGCALTDVEVRDTLYALAVGENAGQAESLWAVLARALPEPWRVEALVLLAFSAYARGDGPLAGVSLEAALRAAPGHRMAGMLDSALQSGLRPEHIRELAGTGYQLARRLGVRLPAQRGFGPSGQCAG, encoded by the coding sequence ATGACCAAGCATCGAGCTGACTTTGAACTCAATCGCCCAGCAGCGCTGATCGCCGCACTTCCCGCCATCCTCGGCTTCGTGCCGGAAAGATCTCTGGTCCTGGTGACATTGGACGACGGAGAACTTGGGTCGGTCATGCGCGCCGACCTGACCGAGGAGCTTGCCGAACGGGTTGAGCACCTCGCCGAGCTCGCCGCTGCGGCGGCTCCCGCGGCCGCGATCGCGATCATCATCGACACGAGCGGAGCCCAATGTCCCGGATGCAACGAAAACTATCTGCGGCTGTGCGATGCGCTCAACGAGGCCCTTGCGCGGCGCGACGTTGTGCTCCTGGCTGCGCATGTGGTGGACCGGATCGCCGCGGGAGGCCGCTGGCATTGTGTCGACGGCTGCGGCTCCGGCGGCGTGATCGATGACCCGGGGGCATCCCCGTTGGCAGTTGCGGCCGTGCTGGACGGACGGCGACTCTATCCGCGGCGTGCCGATCTGCAGGCCGTCGTCGCGGTCGACGACTCGGAGCGGGCGGTTGCGTTAGGCCCCCAGCTAACGCAACAGGCGGCCCAGCGGGAAGCCGCACATCGTGCTGACCCTTCGAGCTGTAGACGTCGGGATGTGGAAAACGCGATAGCAGTCGCCGCCCGACTCGCCGACGGGCAGCCGCTGTCCGATCGGGAGTTGGTGCAGCTGGGGTGCGCGCTGACCGACGTCGAGGTGCGCGACACCCTCTATGCCCTTGCCGTCGGTGAGAACGCCGGCCAGGCAGAGTCGTTGTGGGCGGTCCTGGCACGTGCGCTCCCGGAGCCGTGGCGGGTGGAGGCGCTGGTGTTGCTTGCCTTCAGCGCGTATGCCCGCGGCGATGGGCCACTGGCCGGGGTGTCGCTGGAGGCCGCGCTTCGCGCCGCTCCGGGCCATCGGATGGCGGGCATGCTGGATTCCGCGTTGCAGTCAGGGCTGCGCCCGGAGCACATCCGTGAACTCGCGGGCACCGGCTACCAGCTGGCGAGGCGGCTCGGCGTGCGGTTGCCGGCGCAACGGGGCTTTGGCCCTTCGGGGCAATGCGCGGGGTAG
- a CDS encoding trypsin-like serine peptidase translates to MHVCTGSVVHSAGGDLVVTAAHCLPGGDTQAFFVPGLSGDDTPSGRWQVDQVYFDARWIASMDPWADYAIARVSGDGPVAAQVGPAWSLGVAPAAGTRVTVAGYPAGVGGRPIACAGHTGVAAGGFPSLACDGLVEG, encoded by the coding sequence ATCCACGTATGCACCGGTTCGGTGGTGCATTCTGCGGGCGGCGACCTGGTTGTGACCGCCGCACATTGCCTGCCGGGCGGCGATACGCAGGCGTTTTTCGTCCCTGGTCTGTCCGGGGACGACACGCCGTCTGGCAGGTGGCAGGTTGACCAGGTCTATTTCGATGCACGCTGGATCGCCAGCATGGATCCGTGGGCCGATTACGCGATCGCACGGGTGAGCGGCGACGGACCGGTGGCGGCACAGGTCGGCCCCGCGTGGTCGTTGGGCGTTGCGCCTGCCGCGGGCACCCGTGTGACCGTAGCCGGCTACCCGGCCGGCGTGGGCGGCCGGCCCATCGCCTGTGCGGGCCACACCGGTGTTGCCGCGGGCGGCTTTCCATCGTTGGCATGTGACGGACTGGTTGAGGGCTAG
- a CDS encoding DUF3099 domain-containing protein, translated as MCKSGMMKRDSEPSFDDFDETGRPVLITGAAPSYEVQHRARVRKYLTLMAFRIPALILAAVAYGIWHNGLISLLIVAVSVPLPWMAVLIANDRPPRSPDEPRRFDNARRRTPLFPTAERPALPARPDSAPQPNSRNVDDRGWPGSD; from the coding sequence ATGTGCAAGAGTGGAATGATGAAGCGAGACTCGGAGCCGAGTTTCGACGACTTCGACGAAACGGGTCGCCCGGTACTGATCACCGGAGCGGCGCCTTCCTACGAGGTGCAACATCGCGCCCGGGTGCGCAAGTACCTGACGCTAATGGCGTTTCGAATCCCCGCACTCATCCTCGCCGCCGTCGCCTACGGCATCTGGCACAACGGCCTGATCTCGCTACTGATCGTGGCGGTGTCGGTGCCGCTGCCGTGGATGGCGGTGCTCATCGCGAATGACCGACCACCCCGTAGCCCGGATGAGCCCCGACGATTCGACAACGCCCGCCGGCGCACCCCGCTGTTCCCGACCGCTGAGCGGCCGGCGCTGCCGGCCCGACCGGACTCGGCACCGCAACCCAACTCCCGGAACGTGGACGATCGCGGGTGGCCGGGTTCCGACTAA
- the sthA gene encoding Si-specific NAD(P)(+) transhydrogenase: protein MREYDMVVLGSGPGGQKAAIASAKLGKSVAIIERGRMLGGVCVNTGTIPSKTLREAVLYLTGMNQRELYGASYRVKDRITPADLLARTQHVIGKEVDVVRNQLMRNRVDLLVGHGRFIDPHTIMVEDQSHREKTTVTGDYIVIATGTRPARPSGVEFDEDRVLDSDGILDLKSLPSSMVVVGAGVIGIEYASMFAALGTKVTVVEKRDNMLDFCDPEVVEALKFHLRDLAVTFRFSEEVTAVDVGSAGTVTTLASGKQIPAETVMYSAGRQGQTDHLDLHNAGLEVEGRGRIWVDEKFKTKVEHIYAVGDVIGFPALAATSMEQGRLAAYHAFGEPTDGITELQPIGIYSIPEVSYVGATEVELTKNAIPYEVGVARYRELARGQIAGDSYGMLKLLVSTEDLTLLGVHIFGTSATEMVHIGQAVMGCGGTVEYLVDAVFNYPTFSEAYKNAALDVMNKMRALNQFRR, encoded by the coding sequence ATGCGCGAGTACGACATGGTGGTTCTCGGTTCTGGGCCTGGCGGCCAGAAGGCCGCCATCGCCTCGGCCAAATTGGGTAAGTCCGTCGCCATCATCGAACGTGGCCGAATGCTGGGTGGGGTCTGCGTCAATACGGGCACCATCCCGTCAAAGACGTTGCGCGAGGCGGTGCTCTACCTCACCGGCATGAACCAGCGCGAACTCTATGGGGCGAGCTATCGGGTCAAGGACCGGATCACCCCCGCCGACCTGCTGGCACGAACTCAGCACGTAATCGGCAAGGAAGTCGACGTGGTGCGCAACCAGCTGATGCGCAACCGCGTCGACCTGCTGGTGGGCCACGGCCGGTTCATCGATCCGCACACCATCATGGTCGAGGACCAGTCGCATCGGGAAAAGACCACTGTCACAGGCGATTACATCGTCATCGCCACCGGTACCAGGCCAGCACGGCCGTCCGGGGTCGAGTTCGACGAAGATCGGGTGCTCGACTCCGATGGAATCCTGGACCTCAAATCACTACCGTCCTCGATGGTGGTGGTCGGTGCCGGGGTGATCGGGATCGAGTACGCCTCGATGTTCGCCGCGTTGGGCACCAAGGTGACCGTGGTGGAAAAGCGGGACAACATGCTGGACTTCTGCGACCCCGAAGTCGTCGAAGCGCTGAAGTTCCATCTGCGCGACCTGGCCGTGACGTTCCGGTTCAGCGAGGAAGTCACCGCGGTCGACGTCGGCTCGGCGGGCACGGTGACCACGCTGGCCAGCGGCAAACAGATCCCCGCCGAGACGGTGATGTACTCCGCGGGACGCCAGGGCCAAACCGACCACCTCGACCTGCACAACGCCGGCCTGGAGGTCGAGGGCCGGGGACGGATCTGGGTCGACGAAAAGTTCAAGACCAAGGTGGAGCACATCTACGCCGTTGGCGATGTTATTGGCTTCCCCGCCCTGGCGGCGACATCCATGGAACAGGGCCGACTGGCCGCCTACCACGCATTCGGCGAACCGACCGACGGCATCACCGAATTGCAGCCGATCGGCATTTACTCGATACCCGAGGTGTCCTATGTGGGCGCGACCGAAGTCGAACTGACCAAAAACGCCATTCCGTACGAAGTCGGCGTGGCGCGGTACCGCGAGCTGGCCCGGGGCCAGATCGCCGGCGACTCGTACGGCATGCTCAAACTGCTGGTGTCAACCGAGGACCTCACCCTGCTCGGTGTGCACATCTTCGGCACCAGCGCCACCGAGATGGTCCACATCGGACAGGCCGTCATGGGGTGTGGTGGCACGGTGGAATATTTGGTAGACGCCGTCTTCAACTACCCCACATTCTCGGAGGCATACAAGAACGCGGCGCTGGACGTGATGAACAAGATGCGCGCACTCAACCAGTTCCGTCGCTGA
- the sigB gene encoding sigma-70 family RNA polymerase sigma factor SigB codes for MANVTTRATTSRVDSDLDAQSPAADLVRVYLNGIGKTALLNAAGEVELAKRIEAGLYAEHLLETRKRLGENRKRELAAVVRDGAEARRHLLEANLRLVVSLAKRYTGRGMPLLDLIQEGNLGLIRAMEKFDYTKGFKFSTYATWWIRQAITRGMADQSRTIRLPVHLVEQVNKLARIKREMHQNLGREATDEELANESGIPVEKINDLLEHSRDPVSLDMPVGSEEEAPLGDFIEDAEAMSAENAVIAELLHTDIRSVLATLDEREHQVIRLRFGLDDGQPRTLDQIGKLFGLSRERVRQIERDVMCKLRHGERADRLRSYAS; via the coding sequence ATGGCCAACGTAACCACAAGGGCCACCACAAGCCGGGTTGACAGTGATCTGGATGCTCAAAGCCCTGCCGCGGACTTGGTGCGCGTATATCTCAACGGCATCGGCAAGACGGCATTGCTCAACGCCGCGGGCGAGGTAGAACTGGCCAAGCGAATCGAAGCGGGGCTGTATGCCGAGCATCTATTGGAGACCCGTAAGCGCCTCGGCGAGAACCGGAAACGGGAACTCGCCGCCGTGGTACGCGATGGCGCGGAGGCACGTCGCCACTTGTTGGAGGCCAACCTGCGACTGGTGGTGTCGCTGGCCAAGCGGTACACCGGACGCGGCATGCCGCTCCTGGATCTCATCCAAGAGGGCAACCTGGGCCTGATCCGCGCGATGGAAAAGTTCGACTACACAAAGGGATTCAAGTTCTCCACGTACGCCACCTGGTGGATCCGCCAAGCCATCACCCGCGGCATGGCCGACCAGAGCCGCACCATCCGGCTGCCGGTTCATTTGGTTGAACAGGTCAACAAACTGGCCCGGATCAAACGAGAGATGCATCAGAATCTGGGTCGTGAAGCCACCGACGAGGAACTGGCCAACGAATCCGGCATTCCCGTCGAGAAGATCAATGACCTGCTTGAGCACAGCCGTGACCCGGTAAGCCTGGATATGCCGGTTGGTTCAGAAGAGGAAGCCCCATTGGGTGATTTCATCGAGGACGCCGAAGCAATGTCGGCGGAGAACGCGGTCATCGCCGAACTTCTGCACACCGATATCCGTAGCGTGCTCGCCACCCTGGACGAACGTGAACACCAGGTGATCCGGCTGCGTTTCGGCCTGGACGACGGCCAGCCACGCACCCTCGATCAGATCGGCAAGCTGTTCGGCCTCTCCCGCGAACGGGTGCGCCAGATCGAGCGTGACGTGATGTGCAAGCTGCGCCACGGCGAACGCGCCGATCGGCTGCGGTCATACGCCAGTTGA
- the ideR gene encoding iron-dependent transcriptional regulator IdeR yields MNDLVDTTEMYLRTIYDLEEEGVTPLRARIAERLDQSGPTVSQTVSRMERDGLLRVAGDRHLELTDKGRALAIAVMRKHRLAERLLVDVIGLPWEEVHAEACRWEHVMSEDVERRLVKVLNNPTTSPFGNPIPGLLDLGVGPKSGADDANLVRLTELPAGSPVAVVVRQLTEHVQGDIDLITRLKDAGVVPNARVTVETSPGDGVTILIPGHENVTLTHAMAHAVKVEKV; encoded by the coding sequence ATGAACGACTTGGTTGATACCACCGAGATGTACCTGCGGACGATCTACGACCTCGAGGAAGAGGGCGTCACGCCCCTGCGCGCCCGAATTGCCGAGCGACTCGACCAGAGCGGTCCCACCGTCAGCCAGACCGTATCCCGGATGGAGCGCGATGGGTTGCTGCGCGTCGCCGGTGATCGCCACCTCGAACTCACCGACAAAGGCCGCGCGCTAGCGATTGCCGTGATGCGCAAGCACCGGCTCGCCGAACGCCTACTCGTCGACGTCATCGGCCTGCCGTGGGAAGAAGTACACGCCGAGGCGTGCCGCTGGGAGCACGTGATGAGCGAGGATGTCGAGCGCCGGCTGGTCAAAGTGCTCAACAACCCGACCACCTCGCCATTCGGCAACCCGATTCCGGGTTTGCTCGATCTAGGGGTGGGCCCGAAATCCGGTGCCGACGATGCCAACCTGGTGCGCCTCACGGAATTGCCCGCGGGATCCCCGGTGGCCGTCGTCGTTCGCCAGCTCACCGAGCACGTTCAGGGTGACATCGATTTGATCACGCGCCTCAAAGACGCCGGCGTTGTGCCCAATGCCCGCGTGACTGTCGAAACCAGCCCGGGAGATGGGGTCACCATCCTCATCCCAGGCCACGAGAACGTCACCCTGACGCACGCGATGGCCCATGCCGTCAAGGTCGAGAAGGTCTGA
- a CDS encoding PE domain-containing protein: MSSYVLATPEALTTVSSDLAGLGNAIRSANLTAAPSTTQVLAAAQDEVSAAIAQFFSGHAQQFQELSARASAFHSQFVAALNNASSSYTAAEAASSSPLQALEQNLLAAINAPSQALTGRPLIGDGAHGAPGTGQNGGDGGWLWGNGGNGGSGTPGGAGGAGGSAGLWGRGGNGGAGGDATTAGGPGGNGGDGGANGLIGGGNGGAGGAGGAGAAGGNVAGGAGGAGGIGGANRQLFSLTETGGAGGTGGAGGTGGPGAAGGDAGAGGAGGANQALLGGAGGNGGNGGNGGDGGTGGGLGGHGGLGGTGGANQALLGGTGGHNGIAGHNGTDSILGTGSTGVYKPYVDITLYPYADGSGYNFQDAANAGITDVTLAFITADANGQAAWGGYTAYDVTGGSQISYINNQITNMNAAGITGTISFGGQAGTPLAVYAATNGVTAAELAQQYQQVMSTYSIYSIDFDDEGAILTNSSALTLQAQAIALAQAWGTANGTPVTVSYTVPVTPSGLTADSTAPINAAITNGVQVSTVNIMAMDYYDGTTQMGTAAVNAATATHGQLMTLYPSLSSDQAWSMLGVTPMIGVNDNTSEIFTLTDAQTLTDFAQDNNIGQLSMWQLPRDQTGDIGVSNNNGSGVQQTPFEFSGIFGQYASAS; the protein is encoded by the coding sequence ATGTCCTCTTATGTGTTGGCAACGCCCGAGGCTTTGACCACGGTGTCGTCGGATTTAGCCGGACTCGGAAACGCGATTCGGTCGGCGAATTTGACGGCTGCCCCGTCGACGACGCAGGTGTTGGCCGCGGCACAGGACGAGGTATCGGCGGCGATCGCGCAATTCTTCAGCGGACATGCCCAGCAGTTTCAGGAACTCAGTGCGCGAGCGTCGGCGTTTCACTCCCAGTTCGTGGCGGCGTTGAACAACGCCAGTAGCTCGTATACGGCCGCCGAAGCGGCTAGTTCCTCGCCGCTGCAGGCCCTCGAGCAGAACTTGCTGGCCGCAATCAACGCCCCCAGCCAGGCGCTCACGGGGCGCCCGCTGATCGGCGACGGCGCGCATGGGGCCCCGGGTACCGGGCAAAACGGCGGTGACGGCGGATGGCTGTGGGGCAACGGCGGCAATGGCGGATCAGGGACACCCGGCGGCGCCGGCGGCGCCGGCGGATCGGCCGGCCTGTGGGGCCGTGGCGGCAACGGTGGCGCCGGAGGCGACGCGACGACCGCCGGTGGGCCTGGCGGCAATGGTGGTGACGGCGGTGCCAATGGGCTGATCGGCGGCGGCAACGGCGGTGCCGGTGGTGCCGGTGGTGCCGGTGCCGCCGGCGGCAACGTGGCCGGTGGTGCCGGTGGTGCCGGCGGCATTGGCGGGGCCAACCGCCAGCTGTTTTCGCTAACCGAAACCGGCGGTGCCGGAGGTACCGGGGGCGCCGGAGGTACCGGAGGTCCCGGTGCGGCCGGAGGCGATGCGGGAGCCGGCGGGGCCGGTGGGGCCAATCAGGCGCTGTTGGGCGGCGCCGGCGGTAACGGCGGTAACGGCGGTAACGGAGGCGACGGCGGCACCGGCGGGGGACTCGGCGGCCACGGCGGCCTCGGTGGTACTGGCGGTGCCAACCAGGCGTTGTTGGGTGGTACCGGCGGTCACAACGGCATCGCCGGCCACAACGGCACTGACAGCATCCTCGGAACAGGCTCGACTGGGGTGTACAAGCCCTATGTCGATATCACGCTCTATCCCTACGCGGACGGATCCGGATACAACTTCCAGGACGCCGCCAACGCGGGCATCACAGACGTCACGCTCGCGTTTATCACCGCCGACGCAAATGGCCAAGCGGCCTGGGGTGGATATACGGCCTATGACGTCACCGGCGGCTCCCAAATCTCGTACATCAATAACCAGATCACCAACATGAACGCCGCCGGCATCACCGGGACCATCTCGTTTGGGGGCCAGGCCGGCACCCCGCTCGCTGTGTACGCCGCGACCAACGGTGTGACCGCCGCCGAGCTGGCCCAGCAGTACCAACAAGTGATGAGTACCTACAGCATCTACAGCATCGATTTCGACGATGAAGGCGCCATTTTGACCAACAGCTCAGCACTGACATTGCAGGCGCAGGCGATCGCCCTCGCGCAGGCGTGGGGTACCGCCAACGGCACCCCCGTCACGGTCTCCTACACCGTTCCGGTGACGCCATCGGGTCTGACCGCCGACAGCACCGCCCCCATCAACGCCGCTATCACCAATGGCGTACAAGTCTCCACGGTGAACATCATGGCCATGGATTACTACGACGGCACCACCCAGATGGGTACCGCAGCGGTCAACGCGGCGACCGCCACCCATGGTCAGTTGATGACGCTGTATCCCTCGCTCAGCAGCGATCAAGCCTGGTCCATGCTCGGGGTGACGCCCATGATCGGAGTCAACGACAACACCAGCGAGATCTTCACCCTCACCGACGCCCAGACGTTGACCGATTTCGCGCAGGACAACAACATTGGTCAACTTTCCATGTGGCAGCTACCTCGCGATCAGACGGGCGATATTGGGGTTTCGAACAACAATGGCAGCGGAGTGCAGCAAACGCCGTTCGAGTTCTCCGGGATCTTCGGACAGTACGCCAGCGCGTCCTAG
- a CDS encoding proteasome assembly chaperone family protein produces the protein MAHDPGRDEAQDYQPGQSGMYELEFPAPQLSTSDGRGPVLVHALEGFSDAGHAIRLAAAHLKAALDTELVASFAIDELLDYRSRRPLMTFKTDHFTSYDDPELSLYALRDTAGTPFLLLAGMEPDLKWERFITAVRLLSERLGVRQTIGLGTVPMAVPHTRPITLTAHSNNPELIADFQPWISEIQVPASASNLLEYRMAKHGHEVVGFTVHVPHYLTQTDYPAAAHALLEQVAKTGSLELPLTALTEAAAEIRNKIDEQVQASAEVAQVVAALERQYDAFIDAQENRSLLTRDEDLPSGDELGAEFERFLAQQAEKKFDDDDQA, from the coding sequence ATGGCGCACGATCCAGGTCGAGACGAGGCGCAGGATTACCAACCCGGCCAATCCGGCATGTACGAGCTGGAGTTCCCGGCCCCCCAGTTGTCCACGTCCGACGGCCGTGGCCCGGTATTGGTGCACGCGTTGGAGGGCTTTTCCGACGCTGGTCACGCGATTCGACTGGCCGCAGCCCACCTCAAGGCCGCCCTCGATACCGAACTGGTCGCATCCTTTGCGATCGACGAACTGTTGGACTACCGCTCGCGGCGACCGCTGATGACGTTCAAGACCGACCACTTCACCAGCTATGACGATCCAGAGCTCAGCCTGTACGCGCTGCGTGACACGGCCGGCACCCCGTTCCTGCTGCTGGCCGGCATGGAGCCGGACCTGAAATGGGAGCGTTTCATCACCGCGGTGCGCCTCCTATCCGAACGGTTGGGGGTACGGCAGACCATCGGTTTGGGCACCGTTCCCATGGCGGTGCCACACACCCGACCGATTACCCTGACCGCACACTCCAACAACCCGGAGCTGATCGCCGACTTTCAGCCGTGGATCTCCGAAATCCAGGTACCCGCCAGCGCGTCGAACCTGTTGGAGTACCGAATGGCCAAGCATGGCCACGAGGTTGTCGGGTTCACCGTGCACGTCCCCCACTACCTGACGCAAACCGACTACCCAGCGGCCGCCCATGCGCTGCTGGAACAGGTAGCCAAGACGGGATCGTTGGAACTGCCGCTGACGGCACTTACCGAAGCTGCGGCGGAGATCCGCAACAAGATCGACGAACAGGTGCAGGCAAGCGCAGAAGTCGCTCAAGTGGTGGCCGCCCTTGAGCGCCAGTACGATGCCTTCATCGACGCTCAGGAAAACAGATCGTTGCTAACGCGCGACGAGGATCTGCCTAGCGGCGATGAGCTGGGTGCTGAGTTCGAGCGATTTCTGGCTCAGCAGGCAGAGAAGAAGTTCGACGACGACGACCAGGCGTAA